From Triticum urartu cultivar G1812 chromosome 2, Tu2.1, whole genome shotgun sequence, a single genomic window includes:
- the LOC125536408 gene encoding histidinol dehydrogenase, chloroplastic isoform X1, which yields MGSLRAPPQLAGGTNLGRGYRPCLASSGVPKSKVLGVSCAMKSYRLSDLSDAEVSGLKARPRIDFTSIFSTVNPIVEDVRVRGDAAVKDYTEKFDKVTLDNAVVRVSDLPDAELDPAVKEAFDVAYDNIYAFHVSQKSPEKTVENMKGVKCKRITRCIGSVGLYVPGGTAVLPSTALMLAVPAQIAGCKTVVLATPPSRDGSICKEVLYCAKKAGVTHILKAGGAQAISAMAWGTASCPKVEKIFGPGNQYVTAAKMILQNSEAMVSIDMPAGPSEVLVIADKYANPVHVAADLLSQAEHGPDSQVVLVIAGDGVDLAAIEAEVSKQCDALPRGDFASKALGHSFTVFARDMAEALSFSNMYAPEHLIINVKDAEQWEELIENAGSVFLGQWTPESVGDYASGTNHVLPTYGYARMYSGVSLNSFLKYITVQSLTEEGLRRLGPYVAKMAEVEGLEAHKRAVTLRLQEIEATVTV from the exons ATGGGCAGCTTGCGCGCTCCGCCTCAGCTCGCCGGCGGCACCAACCTTGGTCGCGGTTACCGGCCCTGTCTTGCCTCTTCCGGGGTCCCCAAATCCAAAG TGTTGGGTGTTAGCTGCGCGATGAAGTCCTATAGGCTGTCCGATCTCAGTGATGCCGAGGTTAGCGGCCTCAAGGCGCGCCCTCGCATTGACTTCACCTCCATTTTCAGCACG GTGAATCCGATTGTTGAAGATGTCCGCGTCAGAGGTGATGCTGCGGTTAAGGA TTACACAGAAAAGTTTGACAAGGTCACTCTCGATAATGCCGTTGTGCGTGTTAGCgatctcccagatgcagag CTTGATCCAGCTGTTAAGGAAGCCTTTGATGTGGCGTATGACAATATTTATGCCTTCCATGTTTCACAAAAGTCGCCAGAAAAGACAGTTGAGAATATGAAA GGAGTGAAGTGTAAAAGGATAACAAGATGCATTGGTTCTGTCGGGCTGTATGTTCCAGGGGGCACTGCAGTCTTGCCTTCAACTGCATTGATGCTTGCTGTG CCTGCACAGATTGCTGGATGCAAAACCGTAGTTCTTGCCACACCCCCTAGTCGTGATGGTAGCATATGTAAG GAGGTTCTTTACTGTGCCAAAAAAGCTGGTGTTACACACATACTAAAAGCTGGGGGAGCTCAG GCAATCTCCGCTATGGCATGGGGAACTGCATCATGCCCAAAG GTTGAGAAAATATTTGGTCCCGGCAACCAGTATGTCACAGCTGCTAAAATGATTCTTCAG AACAGCGAAGCTATGGTCTCTATAGACATGCCCGCTGGCCCTTCAGAAGTTCTGGTAATCGCTGACAAATATGCCAACCCAGTTCATGTTGCCGCTGATCTGCTATCTCAG GCAGAACATGGCCCAGATAGTCAGGTTGTTCTAGTTATTGCGGGAGATGGTGTTGATTTAGCTGCCATTGAAGCAGAAGTTAGCAAGCAGTGTGATGCTCTTCCTAGAGGGGACTTTGCTTCCAAAGCACTTGGCCACAGTTTCACTGTGTTTGCCAGAGATATGGCTGAG GCATTATCGTTCTCAAATATGTATGCTCCTGAGCATTTGATCATCAATGTAAAGGATGCTGAGCAATGGGAGGAGCTCATCGAGAATGCAG GGTCAGTTTTCTTGGGACAATGGACCCCCGAGAGCGTCGGTGACTACGCTAGTGGGACGAACCACGTCCTCCCAACCTACGGTTACGCGAGGATGTACAGCGGTGTGTCGCTGAATTCTTTCCTCAAGTACATCACTGTTCAATCCCTGACTGAAGAAGGGCTGAGAAGGCTGGGTCCCTACGTCGCAAAGATGGCAGAAGTTGAAGGCCTAGAAGCGCACAAGCGAGCTGTTACCCTCAGACTGCAAGAGATCGAAGCCACTGTAACTGTTTAA
- the LOC125536408 gene encoding histidinol dehydrogenase, chloroplastic isoform X2 has protein sequence MKSYRLSDLSDAEVSGLKARPRIDFTSIFSTVNPIVEDVRVRGDAAVKDYTEKFDKVTLDNAVVRVSDLPDAELDPAVKEAFDVAYDNIYAFHVSQKSPEKTVENMKGVKCKRITRCIGSVGLYVPGGTAVLPSTALMLAVPAQIAGCKTVVLATPPSRDGSICKEVLYCAKKAGVTHILKAGGAQAISAMAWGTASCPKVEKIFGPGNQYVTAAKMILQNSEAMVSIDMPAGPSEVLVIADKYANPVHVAADLLSQAEHGPDSQVVLVIAGDGVDLAAIEAEVSKQCDALPRGDFASKALGHSFTVFARDMAEALSFSNMYAPEHLIINVKDAEQWEELIENAGSVFLGQWTPESVGDYASGTNHVLPTYGYARMYSGVSLNSFLKYITVQSLTEEGLRRLGPYVAKMAEVEGLEAHKRAVTLRLQEIEATVTV, from the exons ATGAAGTCCTATAGGCTGTCCGATCTCAGTGATGCCGAGGTTAGCGGCCTCAAGGCGCGCCCTCGCATTGACTTCACCTCCATTTTCAGCACG GTGAATCCGATTGTTGAAGATGTCCGCGTCAGAGGTGATGCTGCGGTTAAGGA TTACACAGAAAAGTTTGACAAGGTCACTCTCGATAATGCCGTTGTGCGTGTTAGCgatctcccagatgcagag CTTGATCCAGCTGTTAAGGAAGCCTTTGATGTGGCGTATGACAATATTTATGCCTTCCATGTTTCACAAAAGTCGCCAGAAAAGACAGTTGAGAATATGAAA GGAGTGAAGTGTAAAAGGATAACAAGATGCATTGGTTCTGTCGGGCTGTATGTTCCAGGGGGCACTGCAGTCTTGCCTTCAACTGCATTGATGCTTGCTGTG CCTGCACAGATTGCTGGATGCAAAACCGTAGTTCTTGCCACACCCCCTAGTCGTGATGGTAGCATATGTAAG GAGGTTCTTTACTGTGCCAAAAAAGCTGGTGTTACACACATACTAAAAGCTGGGGGAGCTCAG GCAATCTCCGCTATGGCATGGGGAACTGCATCATGCCCAAAG GTTGAGAAAATATTTGGTCCCGGCAACCAGTATGTCACAGCTGCTAAAATGATTCTTCAG AACAGCGAAGCTATGGTCTCTATAGACATGCCCGCTGGCCCTTCAGAAGTTCTGGTAATCGCTGACAAATATGCCAACCCAGTTCATGTTGCCGCTGATCTGCTATCTCAG GCAGAACATGGCCCAGATAGTCAGGTTGTTCTAGTTATTGCGGGAGATGGTGTTGATTTAGCTGCCATTGAAGCAGAAGTTAGCAAGCAGTGTGATGCTCTTCCTAGAGGGGACTTTGCTTCCAAAGCACTTGGCCACAGTTTCACTGTGTTTGCCAGAGATATGGCTGAG GCATTATCGTTCTCAAATATGTATGCTCCTGAGCATTTGATCATCAATGTAAAGGATGCTGAGCAATGGGAGGAGCTCATCGAGAATGCAG GGTCAGTTTTCTTGGGACAATGGACCCCCGAGAGCGTCGGTGACTACGCTAGTGGGACGAACCACGTCCTCCCAACCTACGGTTACGCGAGGATGTACAGCGGTGTGTCGCTGAATTCTTTCCTCAAGTACATCACTGTTCAATCCCTGACTGAAGAAGGGCTGAGAAGGCTGGGTCCCTACGTCGCAAAGATGGCAGAAGTTGAAGGCCTAGAAGCGCACAAGCGAGCTGTTACCCTCAGACTGCAAGAGATCGAAGCCACTGTAACTGTTTAA